DNA from Burkholderiales bacterium:
TTGGCGAATTCTGCAATTCATGCGGCACAACCGCACGGTCTTCCTTTCCGTGCTGGGAATTTCCTGGTTCTGGTTCCTCGGCGCGATGTATCTATCGCAGTTTCCCGTCTATGCGAAGAACGTGCTGTCCGGACAGGAACAGGTCGTAAGCGTGTTGCTCGCGCTGTTCTCCATCGGGGTCGGAGCCGGCTCGTTATTGTGCGAGCGGCTTTCGGGACGCAGGATTGAAATCGGTTTGGTGCCATTTGGTTCAATCGGCCTCACGCTGTTCGGGGTGGATTTCTACTTTGCGAGCATGAATCTGCCGCCTCACGCGCCGATGAGCGCCACCCAATTCCTGCTCAGTTCCGAGCACTGGCGCATTCTGGCCGACCTTACCCTGGTCGGCGTTTTCGGCGGCTTCTACATCGTGCCGCTTTATACTCTTGTCCAGATGCGGACCGAAATCGCCCACCGTTCGCGAGTTATCGCTGGAAACAACATCCTGAATGCGCTGTTTGTCGTGGCTGCGGCAGTGGTTTCGATTACGCTGCTGGATCTGGGGCTCAGCATTCCACAGCTGTTTCTTGTTGCCGCAGTGCTGAATGCAGCGGTTGCAATCTATATTTACACCCTAGTGCCCGAATTCCTTATGCGGTTCCTGATCTGGATGCTCATACATTCGATCTACCGCCTCGAAAAATCCGGTCTTGAAAATATTCCCGAGGCGGGGCCGGCCGTTCTGGTTTGCAACCATGTGAGCTATGTGGATGCGCTCGTGATCGCAGCTGCCTGTCCGCGTCCGGTGCGCTTTGTAATGGATCAACAGATTTTTAAGATTCCGATCCTCAACTTCATCTTTCGAACTGGCCGCGCAATTGCCATTGTCCCGGCAAACGAAAATGTTGAAGCGCTCAAGCATGCTTTTGACGAGATTGCCAAAGCTCTAGAGGATGGAGATCTGGTCGGCATCTTCCCCGAAGGCAAAATTACACACGACGGCAATCTGAATCCGTTTCGCGCCGGCATTAAGCGCATTATGAGACGCACACCGGTTCCGGTAGTGCCTCTCGCGCTACGCGGGTTGTGGGGGAGTTTCTTTTCTAGGCAAGGAGGCCCGGCGATGACGCACTGGAGCCGAATTGCGCGACGTATCTTTTCGCGCATAAGCCTGGTGGCCGGAGCACCGGTCCCCGCACATCAAGTCACTCCCGA
Protein-coding regions in this window:
- a CDS encoding MFS transporter gives rise to the protein MGHQSQFELLKQKRFLPFFLTQFFGAFNDNVYKNALVILVAFHATSLSRFDATTLSNFAQALFILPFFLFSATAGQIADKLEKSFLIRLVKLAEIGIMTLGAIGLYWSNLVLLMTALFLMGLHSTVFGPVKYAYLPQHLAQQEIVGGNGLVEMGTFLAILVGTLLGGFLIASGSPHPVSVTVLALAVLGYTASRWIPRSPPAAPNLVINWNPVSETWRILQFMRHNRTVFLSVLGISWFWFLGAMYLSQFPVYAKNVLSGQEQVVSVLLALFSIGVGAGSLLCERLSGRRIEIGLVPFGSIGLTLFGVDFYFASMNLPPHAPMSATQFLLSSEHWRILADLTLVGVFGGFYIVPLYTLVQMRTEIAHRSRVIAGNNILNALFVVAAAVVSITLLDLGLSIPQLFLVAAVLNAAVAIYIYTLVPEFLMRFLIWMLIHSIYRLEKSGLENIPEAGPAVLVCNHVSYVDALVIAAACPRPVRFVMDQQIFKIPILNFIFRTGRAIAIVPANENVEALKHAFDEIAKALEDGDLVGIFPEGKITHDGNLNPFRAGIKRIMRRTPVPVVPLALRGLWGSFFSRQGGPAMTHWSRIARRIFSRISLVAGAPVPAHQVTPERLHDLVLQLRGEQF